Proteins encoded in a region of the Carassius carassius chromosome 49, fCarCar2.1, whole genome shotgun sequence genome:
- the LOC132132244 gene encoding melanopsin-B-like isoform X2, translated as MEQPVDMDRGFFRKVDVPDHAHYIVAFFVAVIGAVGVIGNMLVMYAFFSNKKLRTPPNYFIMNLAVSDFLMAITQSPIFFVNCMYKEWVFGEMGCKMYAFCGALFGITSMINLLAISIDRYIVITKPLQAIRWTSGRRTLIIILLVWIYSLSWSLAPLMGWSSYIPEGLMTSCTWDYVTSTPANKSYTLMLCCFVFFIPLGIISYCYLFMFLAIRDASRDLEKLGSHVRKTALIQQQSIKTEWKLAKIAFVVIIVFVLSWSPYACVTLIAWAGYSHVLTPYSKAVPAVIAKASAIYNPFIYAIIRSKYRDTLAEKVPCLHFLAQSSRKDCVSVSNSESSFKEPMLSRQSSGSKVNFQRVSSMSTTDTVWSDVELDLVDQKTLRNSHLANLLRDEGGKTGQTKQGKKKNKRRPEENHSGEKPAARESISLNDCGLDLASESINMATVPLLMTKNTPGEEQEEKEECKEEQGDSNSLSNAMAFYEDTEEPQITSGPTSEHTREDKLILDLKGLNCSSELLESVEKLLS; from the exons TAATAAGAAGCTACGGACGCCTCCGAACTACTTCATCATGAATCTGGCAGTGAGTGACTTCCTCATGGCCATCACTCAGTCGCCCATCTTCTTCGTCAACTGCATGTACAAGGAATGGGTGTTTGGTGAAATGG GTTGTAAGATGTACGCCTTCTGTGGCGCTCTGTTCGGAATCACATCCATGATCAACCTTCTGGCCATTTCCATCGACCGCTACATCGTGATCACCAAACCCCTGCAGGCCATCCGCTGGACGTCCGGACGGCGCACACTTATCATCATCCTCCTGGTCTGGATCTACTCTCTGAGCTGGAGTCTGGCTCCTCTTATGGGATGGA GTTCCTACATCCCAGAAGGCCTCATGACGTCCTGCACATGGGACTATGTGACGTCCACGCCGGCGAACAAGAGCTACACCTTGATGCTTTGCTGCTTTGTGTTCTTCATCCCTCTTGGAATCATCTCTTATTGCTACCTCTTCATGTTCCTCGCCATTCGGGATGCAAGCAG AGATCTGGAGAAGCTAGGCAGTCATGTGAGGAAGACGGCGCTCATCCAGCAGCAGTCCATAAAGACCGAGTGGAAGCTGGCGAAGATTGCGTTCGTGGTCATCATTGTGTTCGTTCTGTCCTGGTCTCCTTACGCCTGTGTCACTCTCATCGCCTGGGCTGG GTACAGCCACGTTCTCACGCCGTACTCCAAGGCAGTTCCTGCAGTGATTGCCAAAGCATCAGCCATCTACAATCCCTTCATCTACGCCATCATACGCTCCAAGTACAG AGACACGCTGGCTGAGAAGGTGCCCTGTCTGCATTTCCTGGCCCAGTCGTCTCGTAAAGACTGCGTCTCGGTGTCCAACAGCGAATCTTCCTTCAAGGAGCCCATGCTCAGCCGACAGTCATCAGGGTCAAAGGTCAACTTCCAGCGAGTCTCCTCTATGTCCACCACAGACACG GTCTGGAGTGATGTAGAATTAGATCTTGTGGACCAAAAGACTCTTAGAAACTCACATTTAGCCAATCTGCTCAGAGATGAAGGAGGGAAGACAGGGCAAACTAAACAGGGCAAGAAGAAGAACAAGAGGCGCCCGGAAGAAAACCACAGTGGAGAGAAG CCTGCAGCCAGAGAAAGCATCTCTTTGAACGACTGTGGCCTTGACCTGGCGTCCGAGTCCATCAACATGGCCACCGTTCCTCTTCTCATGACCAAAAACACTCCAGGGGAGGAacaagaggagaaggaggagtgCAAGGAGGAGCAAGGAGACAGCAATTCTCTGAGCAATGCTATGGCTTTTTACGAAGACACAGAGGAGCCACAAATCACTAGCGGTCCCACATCAGAGCATACCAGAGAGGACAAATTAATACTGGACCTCAAGGGTCTGAACTGCTCCAGTGAGCTTCTGGAGTCTGTGGAGAAACTCCTCTCTTGA